The Kluyveromyces marxianus DMKU3-1042 DNA, complete genome, chromosome 7 DNA segment tgatgaaattacGTTCAATCACGCTCAAATGATAAGATCCGATCTTTTGCGCACAGAAACCttccaagaagatgatgaagatacCACATCCACATCATTGCTATTTCAAATACCGACAACTTGTGCCACAGTCTCTCAAATACAACTAAAAATTGATCAAGTCAGTGGTATATTCTATTTCCACAATCCTTCTAATCTATTGTTATCATACGCTAGGCAAATCAACCAATGTTCATCAACTAAAGAACTAATTACTGTATTGGGTAGGTTGAAGCTTGACAAAGTTGTCAGCATACTTCGTCACATGTTAGACAAGACGGGTTGGATTTGTTCGGATGTTATTAAACTAAAGACGCCAATTGTTCCATCCACCGATTcaactttttcaaaagaCATATTTGTAAAATTAAAAGACTGGCCTTCAAACTggtttttaattttaacCGTTATTTCATCAACGAATACATGTATTGTTGAAAAAGCTATCGGAAAAATTACTTCTGTAAAGGGCACTTGGGAACTAAAGTATATGGACCGCAAAGATGTGATATCCGCTAAATTGGATTCTATGACATACCCTAAGATGCTAACGTTGCAAAAATCgattttgaacaaaattGTCAATCATATGATTATTGATTCATTAAATGAAATgcaaatcaaaaacaaaatatgcACGTTTAGCACAGAGGATGACAATCATCTACCTTCCTTCATCGTGAACAAGGATGGTAAAGTAGATACTAGTACTATTACTGTTATTGCCCTTGGCTTAGAATCATTTTTAGAGGGATCGAAGGCACTCAATACCATATTAGAATCATCTATGCTTCTAAACATCAACTACCAAAAAATGGATATTGAACTATACGGAAAGTTCAAGACTGATAACCAAATGATTCGGTGTCAATGTGATGAACTTTCAATCAAGTTTTTGGAAGAGGATTCTTTATCATTCTTTATGCATGAGAACTTTGGTAATTTAGATGAAATCATGCTATACTTGTCAAAGTTCAGAAAGAAATTAATGCAGCTGATTGCATTGACCGATGTGATGGATACATTATATGCGAACTTCCGTTCAGGAGATTTCCGTGTTGTGGAATTGAAACCTAATGAAATCAGGTTCAAATACCTTCCAATGAAAGACAGTCCGGATAGCGAAGATTGTACAATAAAGATTGTCACTAATCAGGATAAAGTACAGAAATTGGACATAAAATTAAGCGAGCACAATCCACAAGCAATGGTTCAAAAGTTTCTTGATGAACGAGAAGGACTGGTGCATAACTTCATATTTCATTACTTACAATTTACTTTACCATTATTTCGGGCAACTATGGAAACAAAATCTGGAATTGGGTCTACGCCATTTGTTAAGGTACATCTATTCATGCATAGTCTCCAAGAATATCACCTCTTATACAGAAACCACAAAGTAGGCGGGGAATTGTCGTTCATTGTCCAACTTAAATCAGTACTTTGGACTAGATACAAGGAAGACACGCGTTACTTCATTCGATTTGCTCAAGATTATTCACAGCAGTCACAACACCCACTAGCAAGCGCTATATCAGATATACAGAAAAATGCATTTTCGTTAGGTTTTCTTAACAACCAAATTTCTGGTATTTCTGGAGGGCCTACTACAGCTCAGAATTCTACAGACCTTCAAGATCCAGATTCTAGGGACACGAAAATGGCTAGTTGGGATACTATCTCGTGTGTGCGGTTAGGTTCGGCCTTGGCATGTTCACAAGATGAAATATTACCCATCTTACTACAATTCCACCAATCGATCTCTTCCTgctaaaaccaaaaacacTGCATAGActaatattattaataCTATATCATGTAATAACAATGTAATACAAATTGAAAACACGCCCTTTGTGATACTATCACTCCAAGTTCTATTTTTACTTTTAGGCAACAAACGATACACGGCGACCTGTTCTCCGGAGAAAAGAGTTGCATCAGGGGAAAACTAAAGGGAAATACGGATGGGATTGAACGCGCATAGAAGAACTAACAAAAGTGACATTTGTATTCCCCCTCTTGTTTTCCTTTACTATAATGAGTAGCAACCCACATAAAATTGTCTCAACGGCACAACGGAATAACTGTTTCGTAAACCCTCTAGCcgtgaaaaaaaaaaaaaaaaaaaaaccctgGGGAAACGGAAACCGAAGaacatattgaaaaataataccAAGACTCAAATTCACAAGAACTTTTTCGCCGCATGGTAGGCTAGATTTCGGTTAGAAAGTGTGGGGAGATATTTCTGAAGATGTGCTATACTGTGGATAAGGTTTATGCAATGTATGTGATAGTTTCGAAGGCCAATTAGTGGAGAACTTGACATGATGCAAGTCAAATGATTGACTAGGCAGCGCTACACCATAGTGATACAtaattatttctttttaatcTTTACACCGTCTTGTTTGAGGGTTGATTGgtattaaaaataaaaaaaaaaaaacacgCACcttaatatattattatcttGCATATATAATCACTACAAGAAACGTTTTCGAATTGGAATCATCTCACTTGTTTCAACTAATACAATGCAAAGGTGGTTTATGTAATAATAAGTTAAAAGTCTCATTACTAGCTTTTtagtctctttctttttggtttatACTAGCAAGGATCGTTGGatttatatacatatataaagcAAGGTACTAAATTCAAATTAGGGTACTATTAAGGTTTTCTCAttttggaacaagaagaaaaggagcGAGCGCTACcaataacaaaaatacaaatTATCAACCATGACCAACACTCAAAAAGCCgttgttttgaagaagcaaggAGAGATTGCTTTCGAAGAGAGACCTGTCCCAGAAATTAAAGATCCTCATTACGTGAAGGTTCACATCAAGAAGACAGGTATTTGCGGTTCTGATGTTCACTACTATACTCATGGTGCTATTGGTGACTTTGTTGTCAAAGAACCAATGGTTCTAGGTCATGAATCAAgtggtgttgttgttgaagtagGCGAAGCAGTTACCCTGGTCAAGGTTGGCGATCGTGTCGCTGTAGAGCCAGGTGTTCCCAGCAGATACTCTGATGAGACTAAGTCCGGTCATTACAACTTATGTCCTCACATGGAATTCGCTGCGACCCCTCCAATTGATGGTACTTTGGTTAAGTACTACTTAATACCAGAAGATTTTGTTGTAAAGTTACCAGATCATGTTTCACTTGAAGAGGGTGCTTGTATTGAGCCTTTGTCTGTTGGTGTGCACGCTAACAGACTTGCCGGTACTGGATTTGGTAAAAAAGTTGTTATTTTTGGCGCAGGCCCTGTTGGTTTAGTTACTGGTAACGTTGCCTCTGCTTTTGGCGCCTCTGATGTTGTATACGTGGATGTTTTTGAACacaaattgaagagagCTAAAGAATTCGGTGGTACTCAGATTATCAACTCTAAAGATTATCCAAAGGAAGATGATTTAGTCAAGGCAATTCAAGATAAGTTGGGCGGTAAATCGCCTGAAATCGCTATTGATTGCTCAGGAGCTGAGGTTTGTATCAGATCGGCAATTAAAGTCTTAAAAGTTGGCGGTACCTTCGTTCAAGTGGGTATGGGTAGAGATAATGTTAACTTCCCTATCACTCTTATCATTACAAAGGAATTGCGTGTTTTGGGATCCTTTAGATATTACTTTGATGACTACAACATCGCTGTCAAGTTAGTGTCTGAAGGCAAAGTCAATGCCAAAGCTTTGATTACTCACACCTTCAAGTTTGACGAAGCAATCGATGCTTATAATTTCAACAGAGATCACGGTAATGAAGTTGTCAAGACTATCATTGATGGTCCAGAATGAACATGTTTCAAAACTGTGATTGAACGTTATTTATGaatatgtatatgtgtgtatacGCAGGTTAAGTATATAAGCAATATTATGTCATAAATAAATATCACGTGGACATATTTTTTGCCATTCTTTCTGTGGTTTTTTTGGGGTGCGAAttgaattattatcaaattAAATGGAGTAGAAATCTAGGAAGATTTTACATTACAATTCGATCCACAATAAGTTCTACATGAAGAAGCTGAGGTTACGAGATCGATAAGGGTATATTTTTTCTGCAGGTTAGCTAATTCAGCAGACTTGGCTTTTTATCGTCCATGCGAAGATATTAAAGATTCTAATCTTCTAGCAGCAACAAATTAACTCTACCTTTTAGATTCCATTCATTTATAACATATCATATATGAAAGGAAGTGATATGGAGGTACAATCATGGCCTCTTATAAGGCTATTTGTTATGTTAATTTGGGGACATTCACTATTGGTTAGTGCGAAGACCCATGTTTTCAACTTTACCACAGGGTGGGTAACTGTTAATCCAGACGGTATGGGAGAACGCCAAATGATTGGTTTCAATGGTGAATGGCCACTTCCTGATATCCATATTAACAAGGGAGATCGTGTGGAACTTTATCTAACAAACGGTTTTGATAATTTAACAACATCACTTCATTATCATGGTCTCTTCATGAGCACTGAACATGGGAATTCTGTCCAGATGGACGGTCCTGAAATGGTTACCCAATGTCCTATTCAGCCGGGAGACACTTTCCTCTACAATTTTACAGTTCCCGACCAGGTTGGCACTTATTGGTATCATTCACACTCGGGCTCACAATACACGGATGGTATGAGAGGAGCTTTTGTGGTTCATGATCCAAATGCACCCTTTGAATATGATGAGGATATGACTATTTTGGTCTCGGACTTATATGACAAGCCATACTATAAAATTATGGATTCTTTTTTGAGTCGTTATAACCCAACAGGAGCGGAACCTATCCCTAGGAATGTATTGTTCAATCATACCACTAACTATACCATGCATTTTGATACGGATAAAACATACTTAATCAGGTTAATTAACGGTGGCACTTTTGTGTCGCAATATTTCTTTATTGAAGATCATGACATGACTAtagttgaaattgatgGTACCTATGTTCAGCCAACGAAATCCAAGTTAATCTACATCGCAGCAGGTCAAAGAATGAGTATACTGGTTAAATCAAAACacacaaaaacaaaaaacttCGCGTTCATGCAAATCATCGATGAATCAATGCTTGATGTGCTCCCTCCTGAATTACAACTCAACAGAACCAATACCATATCTTATGATTCCGAGCTCGGTCCAGCCAAACAAGCGTATATTGATTCTTTAGATGAATTCACCAACGACTTTGATTTGATACCGCTTcataaaaaagaattacTTCATGAATATGACTATCAAATAAAACTAAATGTTGAAATGGAAAATTTGGGTGACGGTATTCAATAtgccttcttcaacaatattaCTTACGTGGCACCAAAGGTTCCTACTCTTCTAACGGCCTTGAGTGCCGGTGAACTAGCTACTAATGCGGCCATTTACGGGGATAACATCAATGCCTTCGTATTAGAACACGGTgaggttgttgaagttgttgTTAATAATCACGATTCGGGTAGACACCCGTTCCATATGCATGGGCACATATTCCAAGTCGTTCAGAAATCGGAAGGTAAAGAAGATGGGGAAGAACCTATCGATTACGATGAAAAGAATCCCGTTTCACCATACCCAGATTATCCTATATTGAGGGATACAGTCGTCGTAGAACCACTTGGGCATGTTGTACTAAGGTTTAAAGCTACAAATCCTGGTGTTTGGCTTTTCCACTGCCATGTGGACTGGCATTTAGAGCAGGGGTTGGCAGCAGTTTTCATTGAAGCACCTTTACtattacaagaaaaagaagaactaaCTGCAAGTGTTTTGAATACTTGTAAGACCGGTAATATCCCAGTCAGAGGCAATGCAGTAGGCGATGAAAAAGACTGGTTTAATATGAATGGTCTTCCAAAGCAACCAGGACCTTTACCAAAAGGATTCACCTTTAAAGGTTACTTTGCATTTATCCTTTCAACGCTAGTTGGGGTTTGGGGGATCTTCACAATCACAAAATATGGATTGGGTgaagttgttcaagacGAAAAAGAACTCTTAATTCATCTTAAGTCTGTGTTAGAAAATTCTTAGGTATTCAAATAAACCATATAATTCTCTGTTAAATAGTTGGCGTTTAGTAATTAACTGTTACTGGCCTTGTTTCCAGGTTTATTGTATGTATGATATTCGAAATGAAAATCACGTGAATTGTTTTTAGAATTAACGTTTTACCCGGACAGATCTTTGGACCAGTTTTTTATGAaattttgatgaaattgtcGAAAGGCTTGGATGGGCATTAAATTAGCATTCAATAATTGACGATGAACACTGAGTAACAACCAAAATCAGCGAGCTCAAATACCTTGATCGACGACTTTTCCTGTCATATAATCATGTTCAGAAGGTTTGGTCTTGTTTGTggagctgctgctgctttaACGAAGCACTCGGGGCTTTCTGC contains these protein-coding regions:
- the XYL2 gene encoding D-xylulose reductase XYL2; its protein translation is MTNTQKAVVLKKQGEIAFEERPVPEIKDPHYVKVHIKKTGICGSDVHYYTHGAIGDFVVKEPMVLGHESSGVVVEVGEAVTLVKVGDRVAVEPGVPSRYSDETKSGHYNLCPHMEFAATPPIDGTLVKYYLIPEDFVVKLPDHVSLEEGACIEPLSVGVHANRLAGTGFGKKVVIFGAGPVGLVTGNVASAFGASDVVYVDVFEHKLKRAKEFGGTQIINSKDYPKEDDLVKAIQDKLGGKSPEIAIDCSGAEVCIRSAIKVLKVGGTFVQVGMGRDNVNFPITLIITKELRVLGSFRYYFDDYNIAVKLVSEGKVNAKALITHTFKFDEAIDAYNFNRDHGNEVVKTIIDGPE
- the RGR1 gene encoding Rgr1p, whose translation is MTTEVIPGKTTGTDTSSSMGVKQKDAKMPPPIPHVELNQLPLSMLLRNLTTFAAKEISQFFKLNVHTGGKTPFEKKLELLNMILYLRNQFLKLYVLVKWAKTLKQNNFHTLIDLLNWFRSTNMQVNNCTMALKQILGTMAGAKLPNPDLITSLEVLMLGRPNLPTHGFNINGGQTDNPPIPKELILKRIRDLNTCLSVKISLIDVPSQMSNYQIKDGRIIFTVKDEFELQLSTIDQSSPFFFVHLKLLFNERLPLNLSKLEKHINDILFKSANPLQLLYQFLHKYTLTLQMYMIHVELNTLELNGKYSGGHLVHSYDSKRQIITLKYWLQSKIANTCKCIIGMDKETESIVLEWQNPDVNKDTVDTRYHGLLNNIESIIDEITFNHAQMIRSDLLRTETFQEDDEDTTSTSLLFQIPTTCATVSQIQLKIDQVSGIFYFHNPSNLLLSYARQINQCSSTKELITVLGRLKLDKVVSILRHMLDKTGWICSDVIKLKTPIVPSTDSTFSKDIFVKLKDWPSNWFLILTVISSTNTCIVEKAIGKITSVKGTWELKYMDRKDVISAKLDSMTYPKMLTLQKSILNKIVNHMIIDSLNEMQIKNKICTFSTEDDNHLPSFIVNKDGKVDTSTITVIALGLESFLEGSKALNTILESSMLLNINYQKMDIELYGKFKTDNQMIRCQCDELSIKFLEEDSLSFFMHENFGNLDEIMLYLSKFRKKLMQLIALTDVMDTLYANFRSGDFRVVELKPNEIRFKYLPMKDSPDSEDCTIKIVTNQDKVQKLDIKLSEHNPQAMVQKFLDEREGLVHNFIFHYLQFTLPLFRATMETKSGIGSTPFVKVHLFMHSLQEYHLLYRNHKVGGELSFIVQLKSVLWTRYKEDTRYFIRFAQDYSQQSQHPLASAISDIQKNAFSLGFLNNQISGISGGPTTAQNSTDLQDPDSRDTKMASWDTISCVRLGSALACSQDEILPILLQFHQSISSC
- the FET5 gene encoding ferroxidase FET5, whose protein sequence is MKGSDMEVQSWPLIRLFVMLIWGHSLLVSAKTHVFNFTTGWVTVNPDGMGERQMIGFNGEWPLPDIHINKGDRVELYLTNGFDNLTTSLHYHGLFMSTEHGNSVQMDGPEMVTQCPIQPGDTFLYNFTVPDQVGTYWYHSHSGSQYTDGMRGAFVVHDPNAPFEYDEDMTILVSDLYDKPYYKIMDSFLSRYNPTGAEPIPRNVLFNHTTNYTMHFDTDKTYLIRLINGGTFVSQYFFIEDHDMTIVEIDGTYVQPTKSKLIYIAAGQRMSILVKSKHTKTKNFAFMQIIDESMLDVLPPELQLNRTNTISYDSELGPAKQAYIDSLDEFTNDFDLIPLHKKELLHEYDYQIKLNVEMENLGDGIQYAFFNNITYVAPKVPTLLTALSAGELATNAAIYGDNINAFVLEHGEVVEVVVNNHDSGRHPFHMHGHIFQVVQKSEGKEDGEEPIDYDEKNPVSPYPDYPILRDTVVVEPLGHVVLRFKATNPGVWLFHCHVDWHLEQGLAAVFIEAPLLLQEKEELTASVLNTCKTGNIPVRGNAVGDEKDWFNMNGLPKQPGPLPKGFTFKGYFAFILSTLVGVWGIFTITKYGLGEVVQDEKELLIHLKSVLENS